In Acidianus brierleyi, one genomic interval encodes:
- a CDS encoding type II toxin-antitoxin system RelE family toxin: MFRKRITNLEELSEFLAKKFPHEEVVMLIFDRLYLLREDPKKYTREKLKNQTDKDGRPLFSIEVTGDIRIIYSFEPKNCTIFILTRGSKGA, encoded by the coding sequence ATGTTTAGGAAGAGAATAACTAATCTTGAAGAATTATCTGAATTTTTGGCTAAGAAATTTCCTCATGAGGAAGTTGTAATGTTAATCTTTGATAGATTATATTTGCTCAGAGAAGACCCTAAAAAGTATACTAGAGAGAAATTGAAGAACCAAACGGATAAGGACGGAAGGCCTTTATTCTCTATAGAAGTAACCGGAGATATAAGGATAATTTATAGTTTTGAACCAAAAAATTGTACGATCTTTATCTTAACAAGGGGTTCAAAGGGGGCGTAA
- a CDS encoding zinc-binding dehydrogenase, whose protein sequence is MKAAVLYKYNEKLKIVDNVKIDEPKAGEVKLKVVTTGMCHSDVNVFEGKTPVPTPVVAGHEIAGIVEEIGEGVTRVKPGDRVVSAFIHPCGKCRNCVSGHENLCEVFSQVRLKGTMMDGTTRLRIDGQPVRAFLGGGFAEYSIVGENALTVVPPDMDLEKIAVLGCAGLTGYGAVDLAKIEPGETVAVIGVGGVGLSVIQLLKASGAGKIIALGTKKWKLERAIELGATDTINTEETDPINAIKEISNGGADVVIEAGGNEKTIQMALDSVRIGGRVILVGLPPANALIPIKEASIVRNGITIIGNYGGRPRVDMPRLLDMVKLGRYDPTKLVTGKYTLDEINEAVKLLQEGEAIRSLIVQK, encoded by the coding sequence GTGAAAGCTGCAGTTTTATATAAATATAATGAAAAATTAAAAATAGTTGACAATGTAAAAATTGACGAGCCTAAAGCTGGAGAAGTAAAATTAAAGGTAGTAACAACAGGAATGTGCCACTCCGATGTAAATGTATTTGAAGGAAAAACTCCTGTTCCAACTCCAGTCGTAGCTGGCCACGAGATTGCAGGAATAGTGGAGGAGATAGGAGAAGGAGTTACTAGAGTTAAACCAGGAGATAGAGTAGTTTCGGCATTCATACATCCATGTGGAAAATGTAGAAATTGCGTATCAGGTCATGAGAACCTTTGTGAAGTTTTTTCGCAAGTAAGATTAAAGGGAACAATGATGGACGGAACCACTAGACTAAGGATAGACGGACAGCCAGTAAGAGCATTTCTAGGAGGAGGATTCGCAGAATATTCTATTGTTGGCGAAAATGCTCTTACAGTAGTTCCACCAGACATGGATCTAGAGAAAATAGCAGTACTTGGTTGCGCAGGCTTAACAGGATATGGTGCAGTAGATTTAGCAAAAATAGAACCTGGAGAGACGGTAGCAGTTATAGGAGTCGGAGGTGTAGGTCTTTCAGTTATACAACTCTTGAAAGCCTCGGGTGCAGGAAAGATCATAGCTTTAGGAACTAAAAAATGGAAGCTAGAAAGAGCAATTGAATTAGGAGCTACTGATACTATAAATACGGAAGAAACGGATCCGATAAACGCTATAAAGGAAATAAGTAATGGAGGAGCTGATGTTGTTATTGAAGCAGGAGGAAACGAGAAGACTATCCAAATGGCACTAGACTCTGTAAGAATAGGAGGTAGAGTAATCCTTGTAGGATTACCTCCAGCTAATGCATTAATACCAATTAAAGAAGCTTCCATAGTCAGAAATGGGATTACGATAATTGGAAATTATGGAGGAAGACCAAGAGTAGATATGCCAAGATTACTTGACATGGTAAAATTAGGCAGATATGATCCAACCAAACTAGTTACTGGAAAATATACATTAGATGAAATAAACGAGGCTGTAAAACTTTTACAGGAAGGTGAAGCAATTAGAAGTTTAATAGTACAAAAATAA
- a CDS encoding CBS domain-containing protein: MILKELVSRPPVTAEEDTTISFACKIMKKEGVGSLLITEGEQPKGIVTERDIVYAIADDISLSAPIKDIMSTNLVSADSSTDVSDAALLMTTKKIRHLIVIESGKIIGVVSLRDVARALGLVTADLSIW, translated from the coding sequence ATGATATTAAAAGAGTTGGTTTCTAGGCCTCCCGTAACGGCTGAAGAAGATACTACTATATCTTTTGCATGTAAGATTATGAAAAAGGAAGGAGTAGGTTCTCTTCTTATAACTGAGGGTGAACAACCTAAAGGTATAGTTACTGAGAGAGATATAGTTTATGCTATTGCAGACGACATATCCTTAAGTGCTCCTATAAAAGATATTATGAGTACTAACTTAGTTTCTGCAGATTCTTCCACGGATGTTAGCGATGCTGCACTTTTAATGACGACTAAAAAAATTAGACATTTAATTGTTATAGAATCTGGGAAAATAATAGGTGTAGTCTCTTTAAGAGATGTAGCTAGAGCGTTAGGATTAGTAACAGCAGATTTGTCTATTTGGTAA